One Polynucleobacter necessarius genomic window, GGCTATCGGCAATTAGGCGCGGCAAAGTTGGCAGGATTTTTGCCCAGAGAGGAGCCTCTTCTTTGAGGCCATCAATCAAGCCACGCCAGCCCAATTGCTTACCGACCCATTTTTCTAAAATGGGTTTTGCGGTTTTCCAAAGATCTAAGTCAGGATCGAGCTGACGAGCTAGGCCCTCTACATTTAAAAGTGTCTTTTGGAGCAGAGTCAGTTGTGGCTGAATTTCCACCTTGAAGCGTCGAGAGGTTTGGAACAAGCGCATTAATACCAACCCCAAAGAAATCTCTTTCAAAGGGCGATCGAAGTAAGGTTCGCAAACGGATCGAACCGCACCCCCCAACTCTTCAACGCGAGTGTTTGCAGGAACCCATCCGGACTCAATATGCAACTCAGCAACACGACGATAGTCGCGATTAAAGAAAGCCAAGAAATTTAATGCTAAATAATTTTTATCTGACTCACTCAATGCACCAACAATTCCAAAATCCAAGGAAATGAAACGACCAAATGTTTCAGGTTGTAGGCTGATCATGATATTTCCGGGATGCATGTCTGCATGGAAAAAACCGTGCTCAAACACTTGAGTAAAGAATATTTCTACACCATCCGCTGCCAATTTCTTAAAGTCAACACCAGCCGCACGAAGATCCGATGTGCGCCCTATAGAAAGGCCATCCATTCTTTCCATCACCATCACATTCGTATGGCAAAGATCCCAGTACATTTCCGGAATCATTAACTTCTTAGAATCGATAAAATTTCGCCGCAACTGGCTTGCATTAGCTGCTTCGCGCATGAGGTCCAACTCATCATGCAAGTACGTATCGAACTCTGCAACATTCTCGCGGGGCTTTAAACGACGGCCATCTTCGGAGCTCTTCTCTACAATT contains:
- the ubiB gene encoding ubiquinone biosynthesis regulatory protein kinase UbiB — protein: MRRIARLCFIFFTAWRFGLLPLLRDVLKPGIGRGALTIVCWTSPGGNLPRGERIRLTLEALGPIFVKFGQVLSTRRDLLPEDIANELAKLQDQVPPFSNAESRRLIEEALGQSIEEVFISFDATPVASASVAQVHFGVLRGNEKHPEWTQKAVAIKVLRPGILPVIEGDLALMYDLAKIVEKSSEDGRRLKPRENVAEFDTYLHDELDLMREAANASQLRRNFIDSKKLMIPEMYWDLCHTNVMVMERMDGLSIGRTSDLRAAGVDFKKLAADGVEIFFTQVFEHGFFHADMHPGNIMISLQPETFGRFISLDFGIVGALSESDKNYLALNFLAFFNRDYRRVAELHIESGWVPANTRVEELGGAVRSVCEPYFDRPLKEISLGLVLMRLFQTSRRFKVEIQPQLTLLQKTLLNVEGLARQLDPDLDLWKTAKPILEKWVGKQLGWRGLIDGLKEEAPLWAKILPTLPRLIADSLAQSRAELKDQNGELEVLKALLLQERRTHRLITGALLFAGGFLAGILIISLGIY